One Lates calcarifer isolate ASB-BC8 unplaced genomic scaffold, TLL_Latcal_v3 _unitig_5887_quiver_3412, whole genome shotgun sequence genomic region harbors:
- the LOC108877430 gene encoding GTP cyclohydrolase 1: MAILTPLSQQFTTGEEKHSEDAADSNNLCHIEKAYSTILSELGEDVAREGLLRTPLRAAKAMQFLTKGYKETTQDILNDAIFDENHEEMVIVKDIDLFSLCEHHLVPFYGKAHIAYLPNKKVVGLSKLARIVEIYSRRLQVQERLTKQIASAISEALEPAGVAVVIEAAHMCMVMRGVQKMNASTVTSVMLGRFHDDPEVRKEFLALTMKK; this comes from the exons ATGGCCATTCTGACACCACTCAGCCAGCAGTTCACTACTGG AGAAGAGAAGCACTCCGAGGACGCTGCAGATTCAAACAACCTGTGTCACATTGAGAAAGCTTACAGCACCATACTGAGTGAGCTTGGAGAGGACGTGGCCCGGGAGGGACTTTTACGTACACCACTACGAGCAGCCAAAGCCATGCAGTTCCTCACCAAAGGCTACAAAGAAACGACCCAAG ATATCTTGAACGACGCAATCTTTGATGAAAACCATGAAGAGATGGTGATTGTCAAAGACATCgatttgttctctctctgtgaacatCACCTGGTGCCCTTCTATGGCAAG GCTCACATAGCATATCTACCAAACAAGAAAGTGGTTGGTCTCAGCAAACTCGCAAG AATTGTTGAGATCTACAGCAGGAGGCTTCAAG TTCAGGAGCGTCTAACCAAACAGATCGCTTCCGCCATCTCTGAGGCGCTGGAGCCTGCTGGAGTGGCAGTGGTGATTGAGGCTGC ccacaTGTGCATGGTGATGAGAGGTGTGCAGAAGATGAACGCCAGCACTGTTACAAGTGTCATGCTGGGAAGATTTCATGACGATCCCGAAGTCAGGAAGGAGTTTCTGGCTCTTACAATGAAGAAGTAA